Proteins co-encoded in one Acidobacteriota bacterium genomic window:
- a CDS encoding glutathione peroxidase — protein MADIYSIPVKRITGETASLGEYRGKVLLVVNVASQCGLTPQYKALEALYSRFKSDGLVVCGFPANDFGAQEPGTDDEIKAFCATNFSVDFPMFSKIAVTGPATHPLYRELIAARPQANGDSREGFRQKLNGFLASKHNGASTNPEPGVLWNFEKFLVDRTGKVVERFSPEITPDDPSVIAAVESALRS, from the coding sequence ATGGCAGATATTTACAGCATCCCCGTCAAGCGAATTACAGGCGAAACAGCCTCCCTCGGCGAATACCGCGGCAAGGTCCTCCTTGTGGTGAACGTCGCCTCACAGTGCGGTCTGACACCACAGTACAAGGCATTGGAAGCCCTCTACTCCAGATTTAAAAGCGACGGTCTGGTCGTCTGCGGCTTTCCTGCCAATGACTTCGGAGCGCAGGAGCCGGGTACGGATGACGAGATCAAGGCGTTCTGCGCGACGAACTTCTCCGTTGACTTCCCCATGTTCTCGAAGATCGCCGTCACCGGCCCTGCGACCCATCCACTGTACCGCGAGTTAATCGCCGCCCGGCCACAGGCAAACGGTGACTCCCGCGAGGGCTTCCGGCAGAAACTAAACGGATTTCTGGCTTCCAAGCACAATGGCGCCTCCACCAACCCGGAGCCCGGAGTTCTGTGGAACTTCGAGAAGTTTCTGGTCGATCGCACGGGCAAGGTCGTTGAACGGTTTTCGCCGGAGATCACCCCGGACGATCCGTCCGTCATTGCGGCCGTCGAATCGGCCTTGAGATCCTGA
- a CDS encoding APC family permease, which produces MTFIDVLFGRPLATSDERAEHIGVAAGIPIFGLDALTSAAYGPEAAMTLLIPLGIEGVTHIVPVITAILILLVIVFFSYRQTIEAYPGGGGSYTVATENLGEGAGLLAAAALMIDYILTAAVGISAGVTALTSAVQSLQHHTLAICLVILTILAIVNLRGVKDTGAAFILPTFFFVATLLTVIAVGVYRVYTTGGHPVPVIAPPPPAFPTVKYLSLWLLLKTFSSGCAAMTGVEAVSNGVMAFEEPRPKKAQRTLSIIVATLIVLLYGIAWLSKAYGVTAMEPDALHYQNVLSILTSAVFGRGWFYYLTMGSVLMALSLSANTAFADFPRLTRAISMHDYLPHVFTLRGRRLLYSHGVYALTGFTALILILFGGVTDRLIPLYAIGAFLAFTLSQAGMVVHWLKMEEHPGRMWHMFVNGFGAVATGITLVVVLVAKFHDGAWVTALLVPTLILIMMVIKRHYTRVKREMKDMTPLSLANMQEPLVVIPMARWDRISEKALRFGLLMSKELKIVHVHSDDEPAGIEEEWQAKILTPIRNERLPEPELVAIPSNYRFIVNPLMDYILELEETNPGRKIAVLLPELVVRHWWENALHNQRVQLLKLLLLLKGNQRIVVVNIPWYL; this is translated from the coding sequence ATGACTTTTATTGATGTACTTTTTGGAAGACCCCTTGCGACCAGTGACGAACGTGCCGAACATATTGGAGTTGCGGCAGGAATTCCGATCTTTGGGTTAGACGCCCTCACCAGTGCGGCATATGGACCCGAAGCCGCAATGACGCTCCTGATCCCGTTGGGGATAGAGGGTGTCACCCACATCGTGCCGGTGATTACGGCCATTCTGATTCTGCTGGTCATTGTCTTCTTCAGCTACAGGCAGACCATCGAGGCCTATCCGGGGGGCGGCGGGTCATATACCGTTGCAACCGAAAATCTTGGGGAAGGCGCAGGCCTGCTGGCGGCTGCGGCCCTGATGATCGATTACATCCTGACAGCAGCAGTTGGGATCTCGGCCGGCGTTACAGCACTGACGTCTGCGGTTCAAAGCCTACAACATCACACGCTTGCCATCTGCCTGGTCATTCTCACGATTCTAGCGATCGTCAATCTGCGTGGCGTCAAGGACACGGGTGCAGCATTCATCCTCCCCACATTTTTCTTCGTCGCCACGCTACTGACCGTCATTGCTGTCGGCGTATATAGGGTTTACACCACGGGAGGTCATCCGGTCCCGGTGATTGCCCCCCCACCGCCTGCCTTCCCAACCGTGAAGTATTTGAGCCTATGGCTGCTGCTGAAGACCTTCTCCAGCGGTTGCGCGGCCATGACAGGCGTTGAGGCCGTCTCGAACGGTGTGATGGCCTTTGAAGAACCGCGGCCAAAGAAGGCCCAGCGCACTCTGAGCATCATCGTGGCAACCTTGATCGTGCTTCTCTATGGCATCGCATGGCTCTCGAAGGCATACGGCGTCACGGCGATGGAGCCGGACGCGCTCCACTACCAGAATGTACTCAGCATCCTTACAAGCGCGGTCTTCGGACGCGGCTGGTTCTACTACCTGACCATGGGAAGCGTGCTCATGGCGCTCTCGCTGAGCGCGAACACGGCGTTTGCCGACTTTCCCCGGCTTACCCGCGCGATCTCCATGCACGACTACCTGCCGCACGTCTTTACGCTGCGGGGACGCAGGCTGCTCTATTCGCATGGCGTCTATGCCCTGACAGGATTCACCGCACTGATCCTGATCCTGTTTGGCGGAGTCACTGACAGGCTTATTCCCCTCTATGCGATTGGTGCTTTCCTGGCCTTTACGCTGTCGCAGGCGGGCATGGTCGTCCACTGGCTGAAGATGGAAGAGCACCCGGGTCGCATGTGGCACATGTTCGTCAACGGCTTCGGCGCGGTGGCTACCGGGATCACCCTGGTGGTCGTCCTGGTTGCCAAGTTCCACGATGGAGCATGGGTGACGGCGTTGCTTGTGCCGACGCTCATCCTCATCATGATGGTGATCAAGCGCCACTACACCCGCGTCAAGCGCGAGATGAAGGACATGACTCCGCTAAGCCTGGCAAACATGCAGGAGCCGCTGGTCGTCATCCCCATGGCACGCTGGGATCGCATCTCGGAGAAGGCACTGCGCTTCGGTTTGCTGATGTCGAAAGAACTCAAGATTGTGCATGTCCACTCGGACGACGAGCCAGCCGGAATTGAAGAGGAGTGGCAGGCGAAGATTCTGACGCCGATCCGGAACGAGCGCCTGCCGGAGCCGGAGCTGGTCGCCATCCCTTCGAACTACCGCTTCATCGTTAATCCTCTGATGGACTACATCCTGGAGCTTGAAGAGACGAACCCAGGCCGAAAGATCGCAGTGCTTCTTCCAGAGCTGGTCGTGCGTCACTGGTGGGAAAACGCTCTCCACAACCAGCGCGTACAGCTTCTTAAACTGTTGCTGCTGCTCAAGGGAAACCAGCGAATTGTCGTCGTGAACATTCCCTGGTATCTGTAA
- a CDS encoding cysteine desulfurase → MQRIYLDANATTPLLPEVFEAMRPFYLEHYGNASSIHQQGQHARAAVDHAREAVARMLHCRPAEVVFTSGGTESDNLALFGVLAPGDHLITTSIEHNAILQAAEAVASRGVEVTFLPVTDQGVVEPAALLAAMKPNTRLVSIMYANNETGAIQPLDALAGIAHAGGALFHTDAVQAGGKLPLDVSPHGFLKDVDLLTLSGHKIFAPKGTGILYVRRSVRLSPMLHGGAHERQRRAGTENVPGIVGLGKASEMCTDWLKTDGAAKLTALRDRLEQGILAQVDETGINGAGSPRVANTTSIYFDHVEAEALLIALDLKGLSVSGGSACHSGASEPSHVLTAMGLSPARARATLRFSLSKLTTEAEIDEVLKLIPAAVAHLRELSPTYKKPGAVVAAT, encoded by the coding sequence ATGCAGCGCATCTATCTCGACGCCAACGCAACGACACCTCTTCTACCAGAAGTGTTTGAAGCGATGCGCCCCTTCTACCTTGAGCACTATGGCAACGCCAGCTCCATCCACCAGCAGGGCCAGCACGCGCGGGCAGCAGTCGACCATGCGCGCGAGGCAGTGGCCCGCATGTTGCACTGCCGTCCGGCCGAGGTGGTCTTCACGTCGGGTGGCACCGAGAGCGACAACCTTGCCCTGTTCGGCGTACTTGCTCCGGGCGACCATCTGATTACAACGTCGATCGAGCACAATGCCATCCTGCAAGCGGCTGAGGCGGTTGCCTCTCGCGGCGTCGAGGTTACCTTTCTTCCGGTTACGGACCAGGGCGTAGTTGAACCTGCCGCTCTGCTGGCAGCAATGAAGCCGAACACGCGGCTGGTAAGCATCATGTATGCAAACAACGAAACTGGAGCTATTCAGCCTCTGGATGCGCTGGCAGGCATCGCACATGCAGGGGGCGCGCTGTTCCATACCGACGCCGTCCAGGCAGGTGGCAAGCTCCCGCTCGACGTAAGCCCACATGGATTCCTGAAAGATGTCGACCTTTTGACGCTCTCCGGGCATAAGATCTTTGCCCCGAAGGGAACGGGAATTTTGTATGTGCGGAGGAGCGTGCGTCTTTCGCCAATGCTTCATGGCGGAGCGCATGAACGCCAGCGCCGTGCGGGCACGGAAAACGTGCCGGGTATCGTCGGCCTGGGCAAGGCCTCCGAAATGTGCACCGACTGGCTGAAAACGGATGGGGCGGCAAAGCTCACTGCACTGCGCGACCGCCTGGAACAGGGAATCCTCGCGCAAGTCGATGAGACTGGGATCAACGGGGCAGGGTCTCCACGGGTCGCAAATACAACCAGCATCTACTTCGACCATGTGGAAGCCGAAGCGCTGCTGATCGCACTGGACCTGAAGGGACTCTCTGTAAGCGGGGGGAGTGCATGTCACTCCGGAGCATCGGAGCCTTCGCATGTGCTGACCGCTATGGGGCTCTCACCTGCGCGCGCACGAGCGACCCTGCGCTTTTCTCTGTCGAAGCTCACGACAGAAGCTGAGATCGATGAAGTTCTCAAACTGATTCCAGCGGCGGTGGCGCATCTTCGCGAGCTTTCGCCGACGTACAAAAAACCTGGCGCAGTTGTTGCAGCAACTTAG
- a CDS encoding DinB family protein gives MVKQMVVAMALATCCFTGVNAQMSPATPKIAPGTAVEPAKSFEDALTAFEGQFVGLAKAMPADKYDFAPSAAIFAASQKTDYLSPNNQGVRSFGQMVAHVAQANYFYGSQVGAMKPDVDVKAIGTLKDKDQIIAALEKSFTFLHQAMGTLTAQNAFESTRGTATRASTAGGVIAHGFDHYGQLAEYLRMNGIIPPASDKK, from the coding sequence ATGGTTAAGCAGATGGTAGTGGCAATGGCTCTGGCAACCTGTTGCTTCACAGGTGTCAACGCGCAGATGAGCCCGGCGACCCCGAAGATTGCGCCCGGAACGGCGGTCGAACCGGCGAAGTCTTTCGAGGATGCATTAACCGCCTTCGAGGGGCAGTTTGTGGGCCTGGCCAAAGCGATGCCGGCAGACAAGTACGACTTCGCCCCGAGCGCCGCGATCTTTGCAGCCTCTCAAAAGACCGACTATCTCTCCCCGAACAACCAGGGCGTGCGCAGCTTTGGGCAGATGGTCGCACACGTCGCCCAGGCGAACTACTTCTACGGCAGTCAGGTCGGAGCGATGAAGCCCGATGTGGATGTGAAGGCCATCGGCACCCTCAAGGACAAGGACCAGATCATCGCCGCGCTCGAGAAGTCCTTCACCTTCCTGCATCAGGCGATGGGCACCCTGACTGCTCAGAATGCGTTTGAAAGCACACGCGGTACTGCAACGCGCGCCAGCACGGCTGGCGGCGTTATCGCGCACGGCTTCGATCACTACGGCCAGCTGGCGGAGTACCTGCGCATGAATGGAATCATCCCTCCGGCAAGCGACAAGAAGTAG
- a CDS encoding citrate synthase (catalyzes the formation of citrate from acetyl-CoA and oxaloacetate), with amino-acid sequence MATATAPKGLEGIVATTSSICWIDGDAGVLSYRGIDIHELAQHSTFEETTYLLWFGRLPNRAELADFTKKLADARKLDPKIIELLRSVPTSGSPMEILRTAVSMLSLYDADEKDNSHDANVRKSYRLTAQIAMIVAIFDRIRKGKPVVEADPSLSHAANFLWMLTGEKPSETAVRTFDIALILHADHELNASTFAARVIAATLADIHSAITGAIGALKGPLHGGANEATMRLLYAIDKAGADPVEYVRQMFAEKKKISGFGHRVYHTEDPRATHLRRMSEELSKTAGNMKWFDMSRKIELFVKQEKKLNANVDFYSASTYTLLGIDIDLFTPIFAVSRIAGWAAHVIEQHDDNRLIRPRAEYVGPAYPSKYTAIQDR; translated from the coding sequence ATGGCCACCGCCACCGCACCAAAGGGACTGGAAGGTATTGTCGCCACCACCTCATCGATCTGCTGGATCGACGGAGATGCGGGAGTTCTCTCCTATCGCGGCATCGATATTCACGAGCTGGCGCAACACTCGACCTTTGAAGAGACAACCTACCTTCTATGGTTCGGACGTCTGCCAAACCGGGCAGAGCTTGCGGACTTCACAAAGAAGCTCGCCGACGCACGGAAGCTAGACCCCAAGATTATCGAACTGCTGCGCAGCGTTCCCACGAGCGGTTCGCCGATGGAGATTCTGCGTACCGCTGTTTCGATGCTGAGCCTCTACGATGCGGACGAGAAGGACAACTCGCACGACGCCAACGTACGCAAGTCCTATCGGCTTACCGCGCAGATTGCCATGATCGTCGCCATCTTCGACCGAATTCGCAAGGGGAAGCCGGTCGTCGAAGCCGACCCGTCGCTCTCGCACGCTGCAAACTTTCTGTGGATGCTGACCGGCGAGAAGCCGTCGGAGACTGCTGTCCGCACCTTCGATATCGCGCTGATCCTACATGCCGACCATGAACTGAATGCCAGTACGTTTGCCGCCCGCGTGATCGCGGCGACGCTTGCGGATATTCACTCGGCGATCACTGGAGCCATTGGCGCGCTGAAGGGGCCACTGCATGGCGGAGCCAACGAAGCGACGATGCGGTTGCTGTATGCCATCGACAAGGCAGGCGCCGACCCGGTGGAGTACGTCCGCCAGATGTTTGCGGAGAAGAAGAAGATCTCCGGCTTCGGTCATCGCGTGTATCACACGGAAGATCCCCGCGCGACGCACCTGCGCCGCATGTCGGAGGAGTTGAGCAAGACCGCCGGCAACATGAAGTGGTTCGACATGTCGCGCAAGATTGAGCTCTTTGTGAAGCAGGAGAAAAAGCTGAACGCGAACGTCGACTTCTATTCAGCTTCGACGTATACCCTGCTCGGCATCGACATTGACCTGTTTACCCCGATCTTTGCGGTCAGCCGCATTGCCGGCTGGGCAGCGCATGTGATTGAGCAGCATGACGACAATCGGCTGATCCGCCCGCGCGCCGAGTATGTGGGACCGGCTTATCCCTCAAAGTACACGGCTATTCAGGACCGTTAG
- a CDS encoding FAD-dependent oxidoreductase — protein MLQPDVCIAGAGIVGLSLALELHRGGARVAVFDKGEPLAEASTAAAGMLAAYDPENPKELRKLSELSLSLYPGFLDRLFDLSGIPVPLHTSTTLQALPERHGRAAAKLPVLCAETLALAAPYLNAGDRRFLLLNENSLDPRELAVALLAAVRATTIDLRSKTPVRLARSGSKNVEVHAGSEVFHPSRFVDCTGAWAFTPAIPSHLHVTPRKGQMLAVALPPSLPLHMVIRTPEIYIVPRTASTEDRRAVIGATVEDAGFDKTVHAEDIARLRSLAADLVPGLAEARELETWAGLRPATANGLPLIGSVTENHLIASGHYRNGILLAPATARVMYELLAGNAPPLDLTAFSPLRQGDL, from the coding sequence ATGCTTCAGCCAGATGTATGTATTGCCGGGGCCGGGATTGTGGGTCTTTCGCTGGCCCTGGAACTTCACCGCGGCGGCGCCCGGGTTGCCGTCTTTGATAAGGGAGAGCCGCTTGCGGAGGCCTCCACCGCAGCCGCTGGAATGCTTGCTGCCTATGACCCGGAGAATCCAAAAGAGTTGCGAAAGCTCTCCGAGCTCAGCCTTTCGCTCTATCCGGGATTTCTCGATCGGTTATTCGATCTGTCCGGGATCCCTGTACCGCTACACACCAGCACAACCTTGCAGGCGCTGCCGGAGCGACATGGCAGGGCTGCGGCAAAGCTGCCGGTCCTGTGCGCGGAGACGCTGGCGCTTGCGGCTCCGTACCTGAACGCCGGCGACCGGCGCTTCCTTCTACTGAACGAGAACAGCCTCGACCCGCGAGAGCTGGCCGTTGCCCTGCTCGCCGCCGTTCGAGCGACCACGATCGACCTGCGATCGAAGACGCCGGTACGTCTGGCACGGAGCGGATCGAAGAACGTTGAAGTTCATGCCGGCAGCGAGGTATTTCACCCATCGCGATTTGTCGACTGCACCGGAGCATGGGCCTTCACGCCTGCGATTCCGTCACACTTGCACGTCACACCCCGGAAAGGCCAGATGTTGGCGGTTGCCCTGCCTCCTTCTCTACCGCTGCATATGGTGATCCGGACGCCGGAGATCTATATCGTCCCTCGGACAGCATCGACGGAAGACAGGCGAGCCGTGATTGGAGCTACGGTGGAAGATGCAGGGTTCGATAAGACCGTTCACGCCGAAGATATTGCGCGGCTCCGTTCACTTGCTGCGGACCTGGTTCCGGGGCTGGCTGAAGCACGCGAGCTTGAGACATGGGCCGGTTTGCGCCCGGCAACTGCGAACGGCCTTCCGCTAATTGGGAGCGTCACTGAGAACCATCTGATTGCCAGCGGACACTACCGGAACGGCATCCTGCTGGCCCCGGCAACAGCCCGGGTGATGTATGAGCTACTGGCGGGGAATGCTCCACCGCTGGATCTGACCGCATTCTCTCCCCTGCGCCAGGGAGACCTTTAA
- a CDS encoding acetyl-CoA C-acetyltransferase, producing MNDVVIVSAVRTPVGKFQGSLADLSAVDLGAIAVREAVRRAAIDAAFTSSVDECIMGCVLPAGLGQNPARQAALRGGLSDTVSALTINMVCGSGLRAVALAAQNIMAGDSEIVVAGGMESMSNAPYLLPAARRGMRMGDSTAVDSMIRDGLWCACEDWHMGMTGELVAEKHGFTREQQDRYALESHRRAAAAWREGRFDAEVVPVALPPKKKGSEPVFFSRDESVREDASLEALAALKPAFKKDGTVTAGNAPGVNDAAAAVVVMSAEKAKQLGLKPMATIRAQATSGVAPRWVMLAPVIGVQRVLAKAGWSHDEVDLYELNEAFSVQALGVTKELGLPLDKVNVNGGAVALGHPIGASGARVLVTLIHEMIRRDVKKGVAALCLGGGNSVALAVER from the coding sequence ATGAACGACGTTGTCATTGTGTCGGCTGTGCGCACCCCGGTTGGAAAGTTTCAAGGCTCGCTTGCAGATCTCTCCGCTGTCGATCTTGGTGCGATTGCAGTGCGCGAAGCAGTGCGCAGGGCCGCAATTGACGCGGCTTTTACATCGTCAGTCGATGAGTGCATCATGGGCTGCGTTCTTCCCGCCGGACTCGGACAGAACCCCGCGCGACAAGCTGCGTTGCGCGGCGGCCTCAGCGATACCGTCTCCGCCCTGACGATCAACATGGTATGCGGCAGCGGTCTTCGAGCAGTCGCACTCGCCGCACAGAACATCATGGCCGGCGACTCGGAGATCGTCGTCGCTGGTGGAATGGAGTCCATGTCGAACGCGCCTTACCTTCTTCCCGCTGCTCGCCGCGGAATGCGCATGGGCGACTCGACAGCGGTCGATTCCATGATTCGCGACGGTCTATGGTGCGCCTGCGAGGACTGGCACATGGGCATGACCGGCGAGCTCGTCGCAGAAAAACATGGCTTCACTCGTGAGCAGCAGGACCGTTACGCGCTCGAATCGCATCGCCGCGCCGCAGCAGCTTGGCGCGAAGGGCGCTTCGACGCCGAGGTCGTTCCCGTTGCACTTCCTCCGAAGAAGAAAGGCAGTGAGCCGGTCTTCTTCTCGCGCGATGAGAGCGTTCGAGAGGACGCATCACTGGAAGCTCTCGCCGCGCTAAAGCCCGCATTCAAAAAAGATGGAACTGTCACAGCCGGCAACGCCCCCGGGGTAAACGATGCTGCCGCCGCTGTCGTGGTCATGTCCGCGGAGAAGGCGAAGCAGCTTGGATTGAAGCCGATGGCGACGATCAGGGCTCAGGCCACTAGCGGAGTCGCTCCCCGTTGGGTGATGCTTGCTCCGGTCATCGGAGTACAGCGCGTTCTGGCGAAAGCAGGCTGGAGCCACGACGAAGTCGATCTCTACGAGTTGAACGAGGCCTTCAGCGTACAGGCGCTGGGAGTGACGAAGGAGCTTGGCCTTCCGCTCGACAAGGTGAACGTCAACGGCGGCGCTGTGGCCCTCGGCCATCCCATAGGGGCCAGCGGAGCCCGCGTTCTGGTAACGCTCATCCACGAGATGATTCGCCGCGATGTAAAGAAGGGTGTCGCGGCGCTTTGCCTCGGTGGAGGGAATTCGGTCGCGCTCGCGGTTGAGAGATAG
- a CDS encoding L-serine ammonia-lyase, protein MNTSLFELFKIGIGPSSSHTVGPMRAALRFAQSIDEQERLADTARVTVDLYGSLALTGHGHGTDRAILLGLMGEAPDTVDPAVIEAELAAVRDTGTLYVLDREAIPFNEAENLLFHRGQMYPDIATPTHPNGMRFSAFDAAGELIAQDIFYSVGGGFILSAAEFEAQQLARATSTRVVPYPFTSAAELLSTAAAHNLTIANLLFANEVALLSDTTINRPPPAIEDRGPHPSQSEGWEEQSSQSQNRSAAQPPEERIKASILTLWRTMQQCTERGLATAGILPGGLNVRRRAPRLARRLETEGSRDPLAPMDWVTVYAMAVNEENAAGGRVVTAPTNGAAGVIPAIAHYYMRFTDGADEAGIIRYFLTAAAIGILYKENASISGAEVGCQGEVGVACSMAAGGLVAALNGTNDQVEHAAEIAMEHNLGMTCDPIGGLVQIPCIERNGMGTVKAINAARMAMHETLGHKLSLDQVIATMYQTGLDMQSRYKETSLAGLALNIIEC, encoded by the coding sequence GTGAATACCAGTCTCTTCGAACTCTTCAAGATCGGAATCGGCCCTTCGAGTTCGCACACTGTCGGCCCTATGCGTGCGGCACTGCGTTTTGCGCAGTCGATTGACGAGCAGGAACGGCTTGCCGATACAGCCCGCGTTACGGTGGATCTTTACGGCTCGCTCGCGCTTACCGGTCACGGCCACGGAACTGATCGCGCCATTCTGCTTGGCCTGATGGGAGAGGCCCCGGACACCGTCGATCCGGCAGTGATTGAAGCAGAGTTGGCAGCAGTGCGCGACACAGGTACGCTCTACGTGCTGGACCGCGAAGCTATCCCCTTCAACGAAGCCGAGAATCTGCTCTTTCATCGCGGCCAGATGTACCCGGACATCGCGACTCCAACACACCCGAACGGGATGCGCTTTTCGGCCTTCGATGCAGCGGGTGAATTGATCGCGCAGGACATCTTTTACTCCGTCGGAGGAGGCTTCATCCTCTCAGCTGCGGAGTTTGAAGCGCAGCAACTTGCCAGGGCGACCTCGACCCGCGTCGTTCCCTATCCGTTCACGAGCGCGGCTGAGCTGCTCTCGACCGCCGCAGCGCACAACCTCACCATCGCTAATCTTCTGTTCGCTAACGAGGTCGCTCTACTTTCAGATACAACCATCAATCGCCCGCCACCAGCCATTGAAGATCGGGGGCCCCATCCTTCGCAAAGCGAAGGGTGGGAAGAACAAAGCTCGCAGAGCCAGAACCGATCCGCCGCACAACCCCCTGAAGAACGAATCAAGGCCAGCATTCTCACGCTCTGGCGAACGATGCAACAGTGTACCGAGCGCGGCCTCGCCACCGCAGGCATTCTTCCTGGCGGCCTTAATGTGCGGCGTCGCGCACCTCGTCTCGCACGGCGGCTTGAGACGGAAGGCTCACGCGATCCGCTTGCTCCTATGGACTGGGTCACCGTCTACGCCATGGCGGTCAATGAGGAGAATGCCGCCGGAGGCCGTGTCGTCACCGCACCAACGAACGGAGCTGCGGGCGTCATCCCGGCTATCGCGCACTACTATATGCGCTTCACCGATGGTGCGGATGAGGCTGGGATCATCCGCTACTTCCTGACCGCCGCAGCGATCGGCATCCTTTATAAGGAGAACGCCAGCATCTCCGGGGCCGAGGTCGGCTGCCAGGGCGAGGTTGGCGTCGCCTGCTCGATGGCGGCAGGGGGACTCGTCGCCGCGCTCAACGGGACGAACGATCAGGTCGAGCACGCGGCGGAGATCGCCATGGAGCACAACCTCGGGATGACCTGCGACCCCATCGGCGGACTGGTGCAGATCCCCTGCATCGAACGCAATGGCATGGGCACGGTCAAAGCCATCAACGCAGCGCGCATGGCTATGCACGAGACCCTGGGACATAAACTCTCGCTCGACCAGGTGATCGCGACGATGTATCAGACGGGGCTGGATATGCAGTCGCGGTATAAAGAGACTTCGCTTGCAGGGTTGGCTCTGAACATTATCGAGTGCTGA
- a CDS encoding YifB family Mg chelatase-like AAA ATPase — MLFKARSAAVYGIDAHLIDVEIDFSQIKLDKEQFSTVGLPDAAVRESRDRVRSAIKNSGFEIPPTRITINLAPADLKKEGSGFDLPIAIGILGAYGALTIKDLSDFLLVGELGLDGTVRAVPGMLPIAVAARAHGIRNLVVPASNAREAAVVEGVRVFPVRSLLEVRELLNSAATGTLSVPPLEVRASALLEEAQTFPFDFKDVRGQHVAKRALEVAAAGGHNILMIGPPGSGKTMLAKRLPSILAPLKFEEALETTKIHSVAGVLDGEQGLVAYRPFRSPHHTISDAGLIGGGMVPRPGEVSLAHNGLLFLDELPEFPRNVLEVLRQPLEDGTVTISRAAMSLSFPARFMLAAAMNPCPCGYFNDKRRECMCTPPMIQRYVSKVSGPLLDRIDIHIEVPAVEYKELRGGAAAEGSAEIRERVLAARSRQHERFQQPAAKLKGSGKTAAHRVYANSQMTTQQIRAFCVLEPEAERLLERAMQQQGLSARAHDRILKVARTVADLDQAESIGTKHIAEAIQYRTLDRSYWS; from the coding sequence ATGCTTTTCAAGGCCCGCAGTGCTGCCGTATACGGAATCGACGCTCACCTGATCGACGTTGAGATCGACTTCTCTCAGATCAAACTCGACAAGGAGCAGTTCAGCACGGTTGGACTTCCCGACGCAGCGGTGCGCGAGAGCCGCGACCGCGTACGCTCGGCGATCAAGAACTCGGGCTTCGAGATTCCTCCAACCCGCATCACCATCAACCTCGCCCCGGCCGACCTGAAGAAGGAAGGCTCTGGCTTTGACCTGCCTATTGCCATAGGCATTCTTGGCGCATACGGCGCATTGACCATCAAGGACCTCTCCGACTTCCTGCTCGTAGGCGAACTAGGACTCGATGGAACGGTACGCGCGGTCCCCGGTATGCTGCCCATCGCGGTTGCAGCCCGTGCGCATGGAATCAGGAACCTGGTTGTCCCGGCAAGCAATGCTCGTGAGGCGGCAGTCGTTGAAGGCGTGAGAGTTTTCCCTGTAAGGAGCCTGCTGGAAGTTCGAGAGTTGTTGAACTCTGCGGCAACCGGAACTCTGAGCGTCCCTCCCCTGGAGGTCCGTGCGAGTGCTCTTCTCGAGGAAGCCCAGACCTTCCCTTTCGACTTCAAAGATGTTCGCGGTCAGCACGTGGCCAAGCGCGCGCTCGAGGTTGCCGCCGCCGGTGGACATAACATCCTGATGATCGGGCCTCCCGGCTCCGGCAAGACCATGCTGGCCAAGCGGCTTCCTTCCATCCTGGCCCCACTCAAGTTCGAGGAGGCCCTGGAGACGACGAAGATTCACTCCGTTGCCGGAGTCCTGGACGGTGAGCAGGGCCTGGTGGCCTACAGGCCCTTCCGTTCTCCTCACCACACCATCTCCGATGCAGGGTTGATCGGCGGCGGCATGGTCCCCCGCCCAGGCGAAGTCTCGCTCGCTCACAACGGCCTGCTCTTTCTTGACGAGCTGCCGGAGTTTCCCCGCAACGTCCTCGAAGTGCTGCGGCAACCCCTGGAGGATGGAACAGTGACTATCTCCCGGGCAGCCATGAGTCTCAGCTTTCCGGCGCGGTTCATGCTGGCAGCGGCAATGAATCCCTGTCCCTGCGGTTACTTCAACGATAAGCGGCGCGAGTGCATGTGCACGCCACCGATGATCCAGCGCTATGTCTCAAAGGTTAGCGGCCCTCTGCTGGATCGCATCGACATCCATATAGAGGTCCCCGCAGTTGAGTACAAGGAGCTGCGAGGCGGAGCGGCCGCCGAGGGCTCAGCCGAAATTCGCGAGCGGGTCCTGGCCGCGCGGAGCAGACAGCACGAACGGTTCCAGCAGCCTGCTGCAAAACTGAAGGGTTCCGGGAAGACCGCTGCGCATAGGGTCTATGCCAACTCGCAGATGACAACCCAGCAGATTCGTGCCTTTTGCGTCCTCGAACCTGAGGCCGAGCGCCTGCTGGAGCGGGCCATGCAGCAGCAAGGGTTGAGCGCCAGGGCGCATGACCGGATTCTAAAGGTCGCTCGGACGGTTGCCGACCTGGATCAGGCCGAAAGCATAGGAACAAAGCACATCGCTGAGGCGATCCAATATCGCACACTCGATCGGAGCTATTGGTCCTAG